In one Echinicola marina genomic region, the following are encoded:
- a CDS encoding DUF4450 domain-containing protein, translating to MFLIIQSPQVIAQEYWHGEYRELRYQPDGEDFVIKNGERRFNRALYGYHSDFRTEAGDLPLFSFYLPGMGGHFRFGIQQGEKSIWLSEATHIESRYRAGAMVYTIADPMLSSGKIEIVVMPFRDREGVVFKVRTKEEVGEVNLVWLYGGVTGKRFRRMGDLGADPPSVFDLKVENCIGNHIQFNEDNQIALFYGDEKSGEERAKMMGVFPEKASLKRVNPAAMDDINKLWSSQADQAAAIMGKINLSSEQHYFAIYRPGFGEMDYADLPMAFESANRERAALANRVTVKTPDPFINTIGGALGIAADAIYDAPAYVHGAVAWRMPLPGWRGAYVADWMGWHDRARTHFDGYLASQYLEPAGSRNDPDSAKHLARQLEKTGKSIFNKGYISRRPGEPSGPHHYDMNQVFFDQLIRHFDWTGDIQYLKEVWPAIQRHLAWEQRNFDPDDDGLYNAYASIWASDALQYNSGGVAHSSAYNYYAHKKAAELADILGEDGSGYQAEAQKILKAMNEELWLKDGWYAEYKDFLGPKKLHPQAGVWSVYHSLDSEVPDAFQAFQMTRYVDTEIPHIPLVAEGLPEGKFQTISTTNWMPYTWSVNNVALAEALHTSLAYWQAGNATGAFKLWKSAILESMYLGGSPGNFQQLSFLDAMRSELYRDFADAVGMGARSLIEGLFGIQPELMNDRLTIQPGFPDSWDYATLKIPDLGVDFKRKGKEDQYEVINRFGKDLELNLILDAPYESIQEVQIDGQETSWEPLEDQVGNPKVAIKVQLEEKATISIVWKGEKIDVVSHEKNPVRGDVITLGSDELEVLQVHDPEHLLAKAELEDKRLAARIGNVLGHGTFFAKLKQGQMSWWEPISTEVKPEIELILAEEQDDSSLKFRVKHHADQKLQLSIKVNGKIWEEQLACGAKEHKDLTIASNEFLKTGTNIIEVFAGGQLLSSKKMTNWNLPIKARELEPIDISDAFNDKVTSIFRNEYLSPRSPYPTLQIPIQGMGDWASYGAYMDIDDVGLRALAGNENKFTLPQGIPFFSPGDAAKNNIVFTSIWDNYPDSARISLSGRASHAYLLMAGSTNHMQSRIENGKVIIHYKDGTAAELSLRNPETWWPIEQDYFIDRYAFETGAPRPIRVHLKTGKISNQAHDDYTAIDHFTTYAIDGGAATVWDLPLDQSKELDYLEVKATTIEVVIGLMGLTLER from the coding sequence TTGTTTCTAATAATACAAAGTCCCCAGGTCATTGCACAGGAATATTGGCATGGGGAATATAGGGAGCTTAGGTACCAACCCGATGGAGAGGACTTTGTCATTAAGAACGGAGAGCGCAGGTTTAACCGGGCACTTTATGGTTATCACTCAGACTTCAGAACAGAAGCTGGAGATTTGCCTTTGTTCTCTTTTTACTTACCGGGCATGGGCGGACATTTTCGCTTTGGGATACAGCAGGGAGAAAAATCAATATGGCTGAGTGAGGCTACTCATATCGAGTCGCGTTACCGGGCAGGAGCCATGGTCTATACCATTGCAGATCCGATGCTTTCAAGTGGCAAGATAGAAATTGTGGTCATGCCGTTCAGGGACAGGGAAGGAGTTGTTTTTAAGGTGAGGACCAAAGAAGAAGTGGGGGAAGTGAACTTGGTATGGCTCTATGGTGGGGTGACAGGTAAGCGGTTTAGAAGGATGGGAGATTTGGGAGCTGATCCACCATCTGTATTTGATTTAAAGGTGGAAAACTGTATTGGAAATCATATACAGTTTAATGAAGACAATCAGATAGCGCTTTTCTATGGTGATGAAAAAAGCGGTGAGGAAAGAGCCAAGATGATGGGTGTTTTCCCAGAAAAGGCTAGCCTGAAAAGGGTTAATCCTGCAGCGATGGATGATATTAATAAGCTTTGGTCGTCCCAGGCAGATCAAGCAGCGGCCATAATGGGGAAAATAAACTTGTCTTCCGAGCAGCATTATTTTGCCATTTATCGGCCAGGTTTTGGCGAAATGGATTATGCAGACCTTCCCATGGCTTTTGAAAGCGCGAATAGAGAAAGAGCTGCTTTAGCCAATAGGGTGACAGTGAAAACTCCCGATCCCTTTATCAATACCATTGGCGGAGCCTTGGGGATCGCTGCGGATGCCATTTATGATGCCCCGGCCTATGTGCATGGTGCAGTGGCTTGGAGGATGCCCCTGCCTGGTTGGCGAGGAGCTTATGTGGCAGATTGGATGGGATGGCATGATAGAGCAAGAACCCATTTTGATGGTTATTTGGCCTCGCAATATTTGGAACCAGCAGGGAGCAGAAATGATCCTGACTCTGCTAAACATTTGGCCAGACAACTTGAAAAAACAGGCAAATCTATTTTCAATAAAGGATATATCAGCAGGAGACCCGGGGAGCCATCAGGTCCGCATCATTATGATATGAACCAGGTGTTCTTTGATCAGCTGATCCGCCATTTTGATTGGACAGGAGATATTCAATATCTGAAGGAAGTATGGCCAGCAATCCAACGACACCTTGCTTGGGAGCAGCGCAATTTTGATCCAGATGATGACGGCCTTTATAATGCCTATGCCAGTATCTGGGCCAGTGATGCCTTGCAGTATAATAGTGGTGGGGTCGCCCATTCTTCAGCCTATAATTATTATGCCCATAAAAAAGCAGCAGAATTGGCGGATATTTTGGGAGAGGATGGATCCGGATATCAGGCGGAGGCGCAAAAGATTTTGAAGGCCATGAATGAAGAACTATGGTTGAAGGATGGCTGGTATGCTGAATATAAGGACTTTTTGGGGCCGAAGAAATTGCACCCCCAAGCAGGCGTTTGGTCCGTGTACCATAGCCTAGATAGTGAAGTTCCAGATGCCTTCCAGGCTTTTCAAATGACCCGCTATGTAGATACGGAAATCCCCCATATTCCCTTGGTGGCCGAAGGTCTTCCAGAGGGAAAGTTCCAGACCATTTCCACGACCAATTGGATGCCCTATACTTGGTCTGTAAACAATGTGGCATTGGCGGAAGCCTTACATACCAGTTTGGCCTATTGGCAAGCAGGCAATGCAACAGGGGCTTTCAAGCTCTGGAAAAGTGCCATTTTGGAAAGCATGTATTTGGGAGGCAGTCCTGGGAACTTTCAGCAGTTGTCCTTCTTGGATGCCATGAGAAGCGAGCTTTATAGGGATTTTGCGGATGCTGTCGGTATGGGGGCGCGTTCTTTGATAGAGGGACTTTTTGGAATACAGCCTGAGCTGATGAACGACCGTTTGACTATTCAGCCAGGGTTTCCGGATAGTTGGGATTATGCTACGCTTAAAATTCCCGATTTGGGAGTTGATTTTAAAAGAAAAGGAAAAGAGGATCAGTATGAGGTGATTAATCGTTTTGGGAAAGATTTGGAGCTGAATTTAATACTCGATGCTCCTTACGAATCCATTCAGGAAGTGCAGATAGATGGACAGGAGACTTCTTGGGAACCCTTGGAAGATCAAGTGGGAAATCCCAAGGTAGCAATAAAAGTTCAGTTGGAAGAAAAGGCTACTATTTCAATTGTTTGGAAAGGGGAGAAAATAGATGTGGTTTCTCATGAAAAAAATCCTGTTCGTGGGGACGTGATTACACTTGGTAGTGATGAGCTGGAAGTGTTACAGGTGCATGATCCAGAGCATCTCTTGGCGAAGGCTGAATTAGAGGATAAAAGACTAGCAGCGAGAATTGGAAATGTCCTTGGCCATGGTACTTTTTTTGCAAAACTAAAGCAAGGCCAGATGAGCTGGTGGGAGCCAATAAGCACTGAGGTGAAGCCTGAAATAGAATTAATACTGGCAGAAGAGCAAGATGATTCATCTTTAAAATTCAGGGTCAAGCACCATGCTGACCAAAAGCTGCAACTTAGCATCAAAGTCAATGGGAAAATATGGGAAGAGCAGCTTGCTTGTGGAGCTAAGGAGCATAAAGATTTGACCATTGCTTCAAATGAATTCCTCAAAACAGGAACCAATATAATTGAGGTGTTTGCAGGTGGACAGCTACTTTCCAGTAAAAAAATGACCAACTGGAACCTGCCTATTAAAGCCCGAGAATTAGAACCCATTGATATTTCAGATGCTTTTAATGATAAAGTGACCAGCATCTTTAGAAATGAATATTTAAGTCCCCGCTCGCCCTACCCTACTTTGCAAATACCTATACAGGGAATGGGGGATTGGGCTTCATATGGGGCATATATGGATATTGATGATGTTGGCTTGAGGGCATTGGCTGGTAATGAAAATAAATTCACCTTACCACAAGGGATTCCTTTTTTCTCTCCGGGAGATGCTGCTAAGAACAATATTGTCTTTACTTCGATTTGGGATAATTATCCTGATAGTGCAAGGATTTCATTATCCGGCAGGGCCAGTCATGCCTATTTGTTGATGGCAGGTTCTACCAATCATATGCAGAGCAGGATAGAAAATGGAAAGGTCATTATCCACTATAAGGATGGTACTGCTGCGGAACTGTCCCTAAGAAATCCGGAGACATGGTGGCCTATTGAGCAAGATTATTTTATAGATAGATATGCATTCGAAACAGGTGCTCCACGACCTATCAGGGTACATTTAAAGACAGGTAAAATTAGTAATCAAGCCCATGATGATTATACTGCCATTGATCATTTTACGACTTATGCGATAGATGGAGGAGCTGCTACTGTTTGGGATCTACCACTGGACCAAAGTAAAGAATTGGATTACTTAGAGGTCAAAGCCACTACAATTGAGGTGGTTATTGGATTGATGGGGTTGACCTTAGAGCGATAG
- a CDS encoding fasciclin domain-containing protein: MIKRITYLFSACFLLFACREVGWEEHYERPEWLKGNAWELLEDRGGFSIFLEAVEIAGYRSLVEGKGIITVLAPSDEAFEAYLNEKGLSSVSELSAAELKKLVGFHLVYYAFNKERFANYRPEGQSVEKPAMAGLYYKHRTKSRDTVSVEQDMVAGKERTIFHKERFVPVFSHYLFISKDIDATSNYEYFYPESSWTGAGGFNISNASVEEYALPTDNGYVYIVDKVIEPLETVHAELKEKSNYSDFISIYDRFTSYWYDDETSKEYAEVGDSLYIKSHLGLPEIASEWSYNGGGGLQDYANLAALSSDAYNVFAPNNQAIQQFFNQFWVPYYSSLDEVPFLPLQVLLYNHVYSGSIVFPGEVERGDIKSTFGNIIQFDPVTDVEDRGIGVNGVYYGLNEVIVPGLFEGVTGPMLQNPKYNMFLHMVYGSGTLQALMGDALKFTVFAPSDEVILNTIYGGSEIFWNEGNPLKFGDEAVEVENSEGIRVPVSTGAMKAFVQNHIVTDEITEIAGTKVYRTRNPFSYLYISDDGVASSNTYNLGEFTAAENVGGNWTNGKVYEVDRSLIREEGSFKYIVASASSGTSSVQEFSEFSKLLSQADLVEPNKEFEFLFGDNYMLFAPTNEAILRAKEEGKIPTDKDELEDYLRYYFVPISPNSINDYAFPGMGVSGDFLTSQENGNSYGQLTLVDNGSSLQVKSTLGEMANVVSTFPKIYVDGAIYQIDKVLSSGQ, encoded by the coding sequence ATGATCAAAAGGATTACTTATCTTTTTTCAGCTTGCTTTCTGCTATTTGCTTGTCGGGAAGTAGGCTGGGAAGAACATTATGAAAGGCCTGAATGGCTCAAGGGCAATGCTTGGGAGCTGCTGGAAGACCGTGGAGGTTTCTCCATATTTTTAGAAGCAGTAGAGATTGCCGGCTATCGAAGCTTGGTAGAAGGGAAGGGCATCATTACGGTGCTTGCGCCATCAGATGAAGCTTTTGAGGCTTACCTAAATGAAAAAGGGCTCAGTTCGGTAAGTGAACTTTCTGCAGCAGAGCTTAAGAAACTGGTGGGTTTTCATCTGGTGTATTACGCATTCAATAAGGAAAGATTTGCGAATTACCGGCCAGAAGGTCAGTCAGTAGAGAAGCCAGCAATGGCCGGTCTATATTATAAGCACCGGACCAAGAGCAGGGACACTGTGTCCGTAGAGCAAGATATGGTGGCGGGAAAAGAGCGAACGATTTTCCATAAGGAAAGATTTGTTCCGGTGTTCTCCCATTATCTTTTTATCTCCAAGGATATTGATGCCACATCCAATTACGAGTATTTTTACCCGGAAAGCAGCTGGACAGGGGCAGGAGGATTTAATATTTCCAATGCCAGCGTGGAGGAGTATGCGTTGCCAACAGACAATGGATATGTGTATATCGTTGACAAGGTTATTGAGCCACTGGAAACGGTCCATGCTGAATTAAAGGAAAAAAGTAATTACAGTGATTTCATTTCTATTTATGATCGTTTTACCTCCTACTGGTATGATGATGAGACCTCCAAAGAATATGCGGAAGTAGGTGATTCCCTGTATATCAAAAGCCATCTTGGGCTACCTGAAATCGCTTCGGAATGGTCTTATAATGGTGGGGGAGGCCTTCAGGATTATGCTAATCTAGCAGCCCTTTCATCGGATGCCTATAATGTATTTGCTCCCAATAACCAGGCCATTCAGCAATTCTTTAATCAATTCTGGGTGCCCTATTATTCATCCTTAGACGAAGTACCTTTTTTACCTCTTCAGGTGCTATTGTATAATCATGTATATAGTGGGAGTATAGTTTTTCCTGGTGAAGTGGAGCGTGGGGATATCAAAAGTACTTTTGGGAATATTATCCAGTTTGATCCAGTTACAGATGTAGAGGACAGGGGAATAGGTGTGAATGGGGTTTATTATGGACTTAATGAAGTCATCGTTCCGGGGCTATTTGAAGGTGTTACCGGGCCAATGCTCCAAAATCCAAAGTACAATATGTTTTTGCATATGGTATATGGCTCTGGCACTTTGCAGGCTTTGATGGGAGATGCCCTTAAGTTTACGGTGTTTGCCCCATCAGATGAGGTGATATTGAATACGATTTATGGTGGTAGCGAAATTTTTTGGAATGAAGGAAATCCTTTGAAATTTGGCGATGAGGCAGTGGAAGTGGAAAATTCAGAAGGAATCCGCGTACCGGTGAGTACGGGAGCCATGAAGGCTTTTGTCCAAAATCATATTGTGACAGATGAAATCACGGAGATAGCAGGGACTAAAGTATATAGGACCAGGAATCCTTTCAGCTACCTGTATATCAGTGATGATGGAGTGGCTTCTTCCAATACCTATAATCTGGGAGAGTTTACCGCGGCAGAAAATGTGGGGGGCAACTGGACCAATGGCAAAGTTTACGAAGTGGACCGTTCCCTGATCAGGGAAGAGGGAAGCTTTAAGTATATCGTTGCTTCGGCAAGTTCTGGTACCAGTTCGGTACAGGAGTTCTCAGAATTTTCGAAGCTTTTGTCACAGGCAGACCTTGTAGAACCTAACAAAGAGTTTGAATTCTTGTTTGGTGATAATTATATGTTGTTTGCTCCGACGAATGAGGCGATCCTTCGTGCCAAAGAAGAAGGTAAAATTCCTACTGACAAGGATGAACTGGAAGATTACCTGCGGTATTATTTTGTGCCGATCAGTCCCAATAGCATCAATGACTATGCTTTTCCAGGCATGGGTGTCTCCGGAGATTTTTTGACCTCTCAGGAGAATGGTAATTCCTATGGCCAGTTGACCCTGGTGGATAACGGAAGCAGCTTACAAGTTAAATCCACCTTAGGGGAAATGGCCAATGTGGTCAGCACTTTCCCTAAAATTTATGTGGATGGAGCGATTTATCAGATTGATAAGGTGCTCAGTTCAGGACAATAA
- a CDS encoding SusC/RagA family TonB-linked outer membrane protein — translation MKSFYIISCLLMLLIASPLHAQQTVLTGKITDASGEPLIGASIFIENDQQRNLNGTISDENGNYRLAIPAQQSLTVVFSYIGFKTKKIGFGNQSNLDITLLEEAFEYGSAEVVAERVQTNSLGISEREQTSSSQRFDVNQLKEVPMTSIESGLQGRMANVDIISGADPGSRSTIRIRGTSSLNANSEPLIVVDGIPYPTNFGDDFNFATANDQDFGALVNISPNDIESIEVLKDAAATAIWGSQGANGVLVFKTKKGRKGKTRFSFSTKSEIKKEPSTIPLLDGSQYVSLMQDGIWNSVNDIGYLAGSAYTDRLFDTQEINFDPEWVYFDEYNQNTNWINEVSQLGHYLDNNFSLSGGGDKAIYRVSLGYLRDVGTTIGTSLDRFNSLASVTYKFSNKLSVSADMSYSQSIKDANWSGNGISSARSMAMRKMPNMSPYVLDDNGNRTSEYFTPLENFQGGFSSTKFYNPVALVNESTNETKADNARVIFRLKYRFNPDLEYTGTVGFDTRTTKNRKFLPQSVTGVLWTDPYFNRSADLLSDQLYINTENKLIYNKEINERNHVILSGLVQTNESRSFGYVSETSGNASSSLSDPTDGAAVASMKSDNSMSRRVATIANAHYTFNKKYIISGGYRWEANSSLGASNRWAGFPSVGVAWHFGDEPFMNGLAGIDLGKLRASWGKSGNPPGGAFPYIGTFSPITPGYMDMVAISPASIQLENLRWETITQSNIGLDLSLMQGRLYITAEVYDRLTTDLLQKDYSLPSSTGFSEVRYFNSGKVYNRGWELIFNYDAIKTDDLKVSFNFNLARNRNKVVELPENMQFENYQFGNGEYAHKIVEGNPIGSFYGYRYEGVYQNGEETYARDGQGNLIRDIDGELVYMRNGNRRVFPGDAKYEDINGDGVIDQYDIVYLGNAMPLFTAGGGFNIRYKNFSLTTFLHGRFGQKIVNETRINTENMFGTANQSTAVLSRWRNQGDDTDIPRALYNEGYNFLGSDRFVEDGSFVRLKTVSLRYSLPKAFLTKNKIDRFDVFFTVQDLYTWTDYSGQDPEVNLSSNIYMLSVDKASTPRPKRFALGVNMNF, via the coding sequence ATGAAATCATTTTATATCATTAGCTGCCTGCTAATGCTGCTCATCGCGTCGCCTTTGCACGCGCAGCAAACTGTTTTGACAGGCAAAATAACCGACGCAAGTGGCGAGCCTCTAATAGGAGCGAGTATCTTTATCGAGAATGACCAGCAGCGTAACCTTAATGGAACCATTTCGGATGAAAATGGTAATTACCGTTTGGCAATACCAGCACAGCAAAGCTTAACAGTTGTATTTTCCTATATAGGCTTTAAAACCAAAAAGATAGGCTTTGGTAACCAATCCAATTTGGATATTACCCTTTTGGAGGAAGCCTTCGAATATGGTTCTGCCGAAGTGGTAGCTGAAAGAGTTCAGACCAACTCCCTCGGTATTAGCGAGCGGGAGCAGACATCTTCTTCTCAGCGTTTTGATGTGAACCAACTCAAGGAAGTGCCTATGACATCCATAGAGTCAGGTTTGCAGGGAAGGATGGCCAATGTGGATATCATTTCAGGGGCAGACCCAGGGTCAAGGAGTACCATCCGTATCCGGGGGACGTCTTCTCTAAATGCCAATTCGGAGCCATTGATTGTAGTGGACGGTATCCCCTATCCGACCAATTTTGGGGATGATTTTAACTTCGCCACGGCCAATGACCAGGACTTTGGTGCTTTGGTAAATATCTCTCCCAATGATATTGAGTCTATAGAAGTGCTTAAAGATGCGGCAGCTACGGCCATTTGGGGGTCCCAAGGAGCCAATGGGGTTTTGGTCTTTAAGACTAAAAAAGGAAGAAAAGGGAAAACCCGTTTTTCTTTTTCTACGAAGTCAGAAATCAAAAAGGAGCCTTCTACCATTCCTTTATTGGATGGTTCTCAATATGTCAGCCTGATGCAGGATGGGATTTGGAATTCGGTCAATGATATTGGATACCTTGCAGGGAGTGCTTATACCGATCGTCTTTTCGATACCCAGGAAATCAACTTTGATCCTGAATGGGTGTATTTTGATGAATACAACCAAAATACCAACTGGATCAACGAGGTAAGTCAGCTGGGACATTATCTGGACAATAACTTTTCCCTAAGTGGTGGTGGTGATAAGGCCATTTACCGGGTTTCTCTGGGCTACCTGAGGGATGTGGGGACGACCATCGGGACCTCCTTGGACCGTTTCAATTCCTTGGCCAGTGTAACTTATAAGTTTTCCAATAAGTTGAGCGTCAGTGCAGACATGTCCTATTCCCAGAGCATCAAGGATGCCAACTGGTCAGGAAATGGTATTTCATCCGCCAGAAGTATGGCTATGCGAAAAATGCCCAATATGAGTCCCTATGTTTTGGATGATAATGGTAATAGGACCTCGGAATATTTTACTCCATTGGAGAATTTCCAGGGAGGATTTTCCAGCACCAAGTTTTATAATCCAGTAGCCTTGGTCAATGAATCTACCAATGAAACAAAGGCCGATAATGCAAGGGTGATTTTTAGATTGAAATACCGCTTTAATCCAGATTTGGAATATACTGGCACTGTGGGTTTTGATACCCGGACGACCAAGAACCGCAAGTTTTTGCCACAGTCTGTGACTGGGGTACTTTGGACCGATCCCTATTTCAACAGAAGTGCTGACCTGCTTTCGGACCAGCTGTATATCAACACGGAAAACAAGCTGATTTATAATAAGGAGATCAATGAGAGGAACCATGTTATCCTGAGTGGATTGGTACAGACCAATGAGTCCAGAAGTTTTGGTTATGTCAGCGAAACCAGTGGAAATGCATCAAGTTCTCTAAGCGATCCTACGGATGGTGCAGCAGTGGCCTCGATGAAGTCCGACAATTCCATGTCCAGAAGAGTGGCGACAATTGCCAATGCACACTATACATTCAATAAGAAATATATCATTTCGGGCGGTTATCGCTGGGAGGCCAATTCCAGCTTGGGTGCGTCTAACCGTTGGGCAGGATTTCCTTCTGTAGGTGTGGCCTGGCACTTCGGTGACGAGCCATTTATGAATGGCCTTGCAGGCATTGATCTGGGTAAATTGAGGGCCAGCTGGGGTAAAAGCGGCAATCCTCCAGGTGGAGCCTTCCCTTATATCGGCACATTCAGCCCGATCACTCCCGGATACATGGATATGGTAGCCATATCGCCTGCCAGCATACAGTTGGAAAACCTTCGTTGGGAGACGATTACCCAGTCAAATATAGGATTGGATTTGTCCTTGATGCAAGGGCGTCTATATATCACGGCGGAGGTTTATGATCGCTTAACCACAGATTTGTTACAGAAAGATTATAGTCTTCCTTCATCTACAGGCTTCTCAGAAGTGAGGTATTTCAATTCCGGTAAAGTGTATAACAGAGGTTGGGAGTTGATCTTTAACTATGATGCCATCAAAACGGATGACCTGAAGGTGTCTTTTAATTTCAATCTTGCCAGAAATCGCAATAAGGTGGTTGAATTGCCAGAGAATATGCAATTTGAGAACTACCAGTTTGGCAATGGGGAATATGCGCACAAAATCGTTGAAGGCAATCCCATCGGTTCGTTTTATGGCTATAGGTACGAAGGTGTTTACCAAAATGGAGAAGAAACTTATGCCCGTGATGGTCAAGGCAATTTGATTCGGGATATAGACGGGGAGTTGGTTTATATGCGTAATGGTAATCGAAGGGTTTTTCCTGGGGATGCCAAGTATGAGGATATCAATGGAGATGGCGTGATCGATCAGTATGATATCGTTTATCTGGGCAATGCCATGCCATTGTTCACGGCTGGTGGCGGTTTCAATATTCGCTATAAAAACTTTAGTTTGACCACTTTCCTCCATGGCAGGTTTGGACAGAAGATCGTCAATGAGACCAGGATCAATACCGAAAATATGTTTGGAACTGCCAACCAAAGTACAGCGGTGCTTAGCCGATGGAGAAATCAAGGCGATGATACCGATATCCCAAGGGCCCTTTATAATGAAGGCTACAATTTCTTGGGTTCGGACCGTTTTGTGGAGGATGGATCCTTTGTGCGCCTAAAGACAGTCTCTTTGAGGTACTCCCTCCCTAAGGCCTTCCTGACCAAAAATAAGATCGATCGCTTTGATGTGTTCTTCACGGTACAAGACCTCTACACTTGGACCGATTATTCTGGCCAGGATCCAGAGGTAAACCTTTCCAGTAATATTTATATGCTCAGTGTGGACAAGGCGAGTACTCCTCGACCTAAGCGGTTTGCTCTGGGTGTAAACATGAATTTTTAA
- a CDS encoding RagB/SusD family nutrient uptake outer membrane protein, translating to MKKTYIFLITMMSLALSSCNEWLDVQPENNQVSDEYWANKEEVEAVLGAGYVRLRESMEQMLVWGELRGNGLALGGGTVDADLFRISQWDIIPGNDFVKWDKFYEVINYANMVIKYGPTVVAKDPSFSENVMQSYLSEAYFLRGLAYFYLVRNFRDVPLITEPYMDDQQSFEVAKSPANEIYQQIKSDLEGAVEYAKEVAPTVWETKGRSTKWAIYAALADVYLWTEEYDKCLDVCDEVINSGRLGLLEGMINTTNNWYTIFSPGNSNEGIFELQFDYEKSQTNSLVSWFGTNSRYVVTDYVVTLFEESDEDIRGEGSSYTAEDLKVWKYLGAEAGTGIPRTFSDQNWIIYRMADIYLMKAEALVMKGAGNYDEAAELINTVRERAQISEPVSAASTEIEMLQLLMEERAREFVGEGKRWFDLLRVGSRDAYQYKDYLITQVLLTAPASSAPIIRSKLLDENSHYLPIHFDELSANRLLVQNPYYDNLN from the coding sequence ATGAAGAAAACATATATTTTCTTGATCACGATGATGTCATTGGCCTTGAGTTCCTGTAACGAATGGTTGGATGTACAGCCTGAAAATAACCAGGTAAGTGATGAATATTGGGCCAATAAAGAAGAAGTAGAAGCAGTCCTCGGAGCTGGGTATGTGCGGCTCCGCGAATCCATGGAACAGATGCTGGTCTGGGGAGAGCTAAGAGGAAATGGCCTCGCTTTGGGCGGGGGAACTGTTGATGCCGATCTGTTCCGAATCAGTCAATGGGATATCATTCCCGGCAATGACTTTGTGAAGTGGGACAAGTTTTATGAGGTGATCAACTATGCCAATATGGTCATTAAATATGGCCCCACCGTGGTAGCGAAAGATCCTTCCTTCAGTGAAAATGTAATGCAGTCTTATTTGTCCGAAGCATATTTTCTCAGGGGATTGGCCTATTTCTATTTGGTAAGAAACTTCAGGGACGTTCCCTTGATCACGGAGCCATATATGGATGACCAGCAATCTTTCGAAGTGGCCAAGTCCCCGGCCAATGAAATATACCAGCAGATCAAGTCAGATCTTGAAGGAGCTGTGGAATATGCCAAAGAAGTGGCGCCGACGGTTTGGGAAACCAAAGGAAGGTCTACCAAATGGGCCATTTATGCTGCTTTGGCCGATGTGTACCTGTGGACAGAAGAGTATGACAAATGCCTTGATGTATGTGATGAGGTGATCAATTCTGGCCGCTTGGGTTTGCTGGAAGGAATGATCAATACAACCAATAACTGGTATACAATCTTCAGTCCGGGGAATTCCAACGAAGGGATTTTTGAACTACAGTTTGATTATGAAAAAAGCCAGACCAATAGCTTGGTTTCCTGGTTCGGGACAAACAGTCGCTATGTGGTTACGGATTATGTGGTGACACTTTTTGAAGAGAGTGATGAAGATATCAGGGGCGAAGGATCCAGCTATACTGCCGAAGACCTAAAAGTATGGAAATATTTAGGCGCTGAAGCGGGTACAGGCATACCAAGGACCTTTAGTGACCAAAACTGGATCATTTACCGCATGGCGGATATATACCTGATGAAGGCAGAGGCTTTGGTGATGAAGGGGGCTGGGAACTATGATGAAGCGGCAGAACTGATAAATACCGTCCGTGAGCGGGCACAGATTTCTGAGCCAGTGTCTGCAGCATCTACTGAGATAGAAATGTTGCAGCTGTTGATGGAAGAACGGGCAAGGGAGTTTGTGGGAGAAGGCAAACGCTGGTTTGACTTGTTGAGGGTAGGTAGTAGAGATGCTTATCAATATAAGGATTACCTCATCACTCAGGTCTTGCTTACTGCTCCAGCAAGTTCAGCCCCAATAATCCGGTCCAAATTATTGGATGAGAACAGCCATTATTTACCGATTCACTTTGATGAACTGTCAGCCAACAGGCTTTTGGTTCAAAACCCATATTACGACAACCTCAACTAA